From the Roseofilum reptotaenium CS-1145 genome, the window TCAGATTGGTTATAGCGCTTTTGTAATTAATACTGAAACGGCTGATCTCGAACAACTGGCCCAAGTTGCTCAAGTACCCCTCAATCAGGTTACCTTATGTAAATTGGCTATTCCCGATCAAGGTTTTGTTGTAGGCACTCAAATTCAGTTAACTACGTCTTTTAATCAAGAACATCGACCGACTTTTCAACTGGTACGCAAGCTGAAACATCAAGGCTATCAAGCCTATCTTAGTTATACCAGTGATGAACCGATTGAAGGATAAGAGTCTTTGAGTTCAGGCTGAGTGTGGTGTTGAGGATCTGAAACCGTTTACAAACCCCTAGATAACCTAAAGTAGAGGCGAAACATGTTTCGCCTCTACTACATTTTGCTGTGCCTCATTTATTCTGATTATTATTATGAATTACCAGCGCTATATTGAATAGTTTGCTCTAAGCGAGGTAAAGCATTAGTTGCTGATTCCCGAATATAAGTATCCGCCGATTCATCATTGGCTAATTGGGTTAAGACTTCTGTCGCGCGAGCATCTCCCATAGAGGCCAAAGCATTAATAATTGATACCCCTAAAGCTACATTTTCTGTTGTTTTTAGGGTGTCTACTAACAACTCTAACATTGGTGAACCTACAGCCCCCAATGCCATCACTGCAGTAATATTAACCAGTTGATTGGGATGATTCAAGGCCAGCTTTAAACCGTCTACTCCTTCTTCTGGAAAAGCATCAGGCCCATGATTGACCGCCACTTGGGCTAACGCTTTCACACAACTCGTTTGAATGGTTGAATTATCACTTGACTCCAATAGGGAAACAATGGGCACAATCGCATCTGGGCCAATTACCCCTAACGCCTTCACTGCTGGTCGCCGAATATCCACATTCTCTTCCTTCACCATCTCAATTAAGCGACCAATGGTATCTTCGTCTCGATTTTCAGCTAACTGTACCATGGCACGTTCTCTTAAATTTGGATTGGGATGTGTAAGCTGTGTAAATAAAGCGTTAGTATCTGAAGTCATTGTATTTAACTATAGAAGGATTAACAATTAAGGCTTAACAAACCAAGAACTCTAAGTCTTGAACTTGACTGCATATGAAGCCAAGCTGTAGACTTAGAGTTCTCTAAAGTTTAATTCTTGAACATTAAGGATCAAGAATCCAACTCAAATTTTTCCCAGTTATAGACTAGGATAAGGAGTTGATTACATAGTCTAGCAGAGCATTGTACTCAACTAGAGCTTGTGCAGACATATCGCGAGGAGCGCAACCCCGGTTACGAGCATAGCTAAGAGCTGCAACATAAGGAGCGGTGGGCAGACCTAAAGCACGATAAACTTCACGCTGTCCAGCAATTCCCCACTCATCAAGAGGGCCAGTACCGCCTACAGCCAAGCAGTAGCTAATCAAGCGCATGTAGTGCTTGATGTCACGCAGACACTTAGCTTTGAAGGTATCGGTAGAGTTGGCTTCACCAGAATTGTTCAGGTAAGGATACTGTTTGATGCAAGCATCATAAGCTTCCTGAGCAACAGCATCAACGTTACCGCTGAGTTTTTCAGCAGCTTCCAAACGAGCAGCCGCACGTTGGAGGCTACCTTGAACAGACTCTAGGTCAGAGCTGCTAGGAAAACGACCAGCAGCATCAGCAGCAGCAATAGCCGTGGTGAGAACTGATTTCATTTCTTTACTATCTCCAGGTTTATGTGATCGGTGTTACTTTTTAAGGGACGATTGCCCGTAGATCTTCGGTGCAGTGATTTATCGGTTTTAGCTTAAAGCGGAAATAACGCGATCGAAGTATCCAGCACACTCAGCAGCTAACGCAGAGCAGTCTCCTTGGGGAGTATCGTTTTTACGATATTTTGCTCCAGCACGCTCTTCTGTGTTGGTGTTGGTAATGTGAGCAACACAAACGGCCTTCATGATTTGTACTGCACGAACGGTAGAAGTTGAGGGAACTCCTAACGCGGTGTAGGTTTCTTTCAGACCATTTAAGCACCGATCTTCGAGAACAGAAGCATCACCAGCTAACAAGGCGTAGGTGACATAGCGAAGAATGATTTCACCATCACGTAAGCAAGCAGCCATACGACGGTTGGGGTAGCAGTTACCACCAGCTTGGATTAAGCCTTGGTTTTCGCAAATCATACCGGTGATTGCATCAGAAACGCAGCAGCTTGCGTTACTAGCTACAGCATTAACAGCGTCTAAGCGCTTGTTGCCTTCAGAAATAAAACCTTTGAGTTCAGCAATTTTGTCGCTGCTCAGAGTGGAAGTGCTGGCATCTGCTGATACCACAGCTCTCGAAAAAGCGTCAAGCATTGAAATGTTTCCCTCTCAATAGTTGAATTTTAAGTGACCCGTTTTGCACGGGTCATAACTGACTATAGGAGATGATGGGGACTGATGGTAGCTTTATGATAAACAATGTAATAATCCTTTACAATTGGGAGGATTTTATTAATGATTGCCAGATGATAAATCGGTAAAGAACGGTATCACTGATCCAGAAAGGGTTGATTTCAAGGTATTTTTAAGAAATCTGCTGATGCTAGTTCAGTGCTTGAGTTATGGATAAACGATTTTCTCAGCTTTTTAATTTAAGTGAAGACCAGGCGATCGCCCTGTTAGAGATGCCTTTGGATCAGTTAGCCGATCCGAGCGATCGCTATGTGGCGGCTTGTCACCTGATGCGCTATCCCACAGAACGGTCGATAGCTGCCCTGATCAAGGCCATTCAAAATCAGGAGGACGATCTGTATAATCGGATTGCCCGACGTAAGGCGGTGGAGAGCTTGGGACGATTGAAGGCTGAGATCGCCATGCCTACCCTGCGCGAGTGTTTAACGGACTCGGATATCTATACAGTGGAGAATACGGTTTGGGCGATCGGCCAGATCGGGACAGATGACCCGCAAATTTTAG encodes:
- a CDS encoding HEAT repeat domain-containing protein; amino-acid sequence: MTSDTNALFTQLTHPNPNLRERAMVQLAENRDEDTIGRLIEMVKEENVDIRRPAVKALGVIGPDAIVPIVSLLESSDNSTIQTSCVKALAQVAVNHGPDAFPEEGVDGLKLALNHPNQLVNITAVMALGAVGSPMLELLVDTLKTTENVALGVSIINALASMGDARATEVLTQLANDESADTYIRESATNALPRLEQTIQYSAGNS
- a CDS encoding bleomycin hydrolase; protein product: MKSVLTTAIAAADAAGRFPSSSDLESVQGSLQRAAARLEAAEKLSGNVDAVAQEAYDACIKQYPYLNNSGEANSTDTFKAKCLRDIKHYMRLISYCLAVGGTGPLDEWGIAGQREVYRALGLPTAPYVAALSYARNRGCAPRDMSAQALVEYNALLDYVINSLS
- a CDS encoding bleomycin hydrolase; protein product: MLDAFSRAVVSADASTSTLSSDKIAELKGFISEGNKRLDAVNAVASNASCCVSDAITGMICENQGLIQAGGNCYPNRRMAACLRDGEIILRYVTYALLAGDASVLEDRCLNGLKETYTALGVPSTSTVRAVQIMKAVCVAHITNTNTEERAGAKYRKNDTPQGDCSALAAECAGYFDRVISALS